From the Purpureocillium takamizusanense chromosome 6, complete sequence genome, one window contains:
- the ryh1 gene encoding GTPase Ryh1 (EggNog:ENOG503NYN5~COG:U~BUSCO:EOG09264JHE), producing the protein MAQAGGSYNNPLKKFKLVFLGEQSVGKTSLITRFMYDSFDNMYQATIGIDFLSKTMYLEDRTVRLQLWDTAGQERFRSLIPSYIRDSSVAVVVYDISNAKSFQNTKKWIDDVRAERGNDVIIVLVGNKTDLNDKREVTTQQGEDEAKKNNLMFMETSAKLGHNVKNLFKRIAQALPGMEGSDAAAQASSQMIDVKTNTTQPAQEGCSC; encoded by the exons ATGGCGCAGGCCGGTGGTTCTTACAACAACCCCTTGAAGAAATTCAA GCTGGTGTTTCTGGGGGAGCAGAGTG TTGGAAAGACTTCTTTAATCACGAGGTTCATGTACGACTCGTTCGACAACATGTACCAGGCCACCATCGGCATTGATTTCTTGTCGAAG ACGATGTATCTCGAGGACAGGACTGTCCGCTTACAATTATGGGATACTGCGGGTCAGGAGAGGTTCCGAAGCCTCATCCCCTCCTATATCCGCGACTCGAGCGTGGCGGTAGTTGTCTACGACATATCCA ATGCCAAGTCGTTCCAAAACACCAAGAAGTGGATTGACGACGTCCGAGCGGAGCGAGGGAACGACGTCATTATCGTGCTCGTGGGCAACAAGACCGATTTGAACGACAAGCGCGAAGTTACAACCCAGCaaggcgaagacgaagccAAGAAGAACAACCTCATGTTCATGGAAACCAGCGCCAAGCTTGGCCACAACGTGAAGAACTTGTTCAAGAGGATAGCACAGGCTCTCCCGGGCATGGAAGGCAGTGATGCGGCTGCCCAAGCCTCGAGTCAGA TGATTGACGTCAAGACGAACACGACACAACCGGCGCAGGAGGGCTGCTCATGTTAA
- the RKI1 gene encoding Ribose-5-phosphate isomerase (EggNog:ENOG503NWRM~BUSCO:EOG092641UM~COG:G): MPRLLTRQSQTIESLAKAFHPLSFAATPASAATAPLGSSQSLRRTLAASTFHTAHPRATSSRTTNRLQLKPRLPYADNCTDSRARINPRPRATQLRAMSDAATAAQLVESAKKLAATRAVDEHLLPSYKYVGIGSGSTVVYVVEAIVSKGPAFYSGMTFVPTGSQSRGLIRNAGLTLCNLDERPVVNSSPVALDVAFDGADEVDKDLNLIKGGGACLFQEKLVAIAARKFIAVADSRKQSDRLCTKWRAIPIEVLPLAAPSVLNRLHAMGSPGAAVRSGLPSKAGECVTDNGMWIIDAPFQPLLLPSELTPAVNGKGANGVWEINTLAAELLAIPGIVEIGLFHGFNGEQALGLGKELQAQKPVAAYFGIPNGEVEVQRA; encoded by the exons ATGCCGCGTCTGCTCACCCGTCAGAGTCAGACCATTGAGAGCCTCGCAAAAGCTTTTCACCCACTCTCGTTCGCCGCAACGCCAGCatcagccgccaccgcaccTCTTGGATCCAGCCAGTCTCTCAGACGGACTTTAGCTGCATCGACCTTCCATACCGCCCATCCTCGCGCCACATCTTCCCGCACAACGAACCGTCTCCAGCTGAAACCTCGACTACCCTACGCCGACAATTGCACTGACAGCCGTGCCCGCATCAACCCCCGACCCAGAGCCACGCAGTTGCGAGCCATGTCTGACGCAGCGAccgccgcgcagctcgtcgagtcTGCAAAGAAGCTTGCTGCCACCCGCGCAGTCGACGAACACCTTCTGCCTTCGTATAAATACGTTGGCATTGGGTCCGGCAGCACTGTCGTctacgtcgtcgaggccatcgtgaGCAAAGGCCCGGCTTTTTACAGCGGCATGACCTTCGTGCCCACGGGCAGCCAGTCAAGAGGATTGATCAGAAACGCTGGTCTGACACTATGCAACTTGGACGAGCGGCCCGTCGTCAATAGTAGCCCAGTCGCCCTCGATGTGGcctttgacggcgccgacgaggttgaCAAGGACCTGAACCTGATCAAGGGCGGCGGAGCCTGCCTCTTCCAGGAGAAGCTGGTAGCAATTGCGGCTCGCAAATTCATTGCTGTGGCTG ACTCCCGCAAGCAGTCCGACCGGCTCTGCACCAAATGGAGGGCCATCCCTATCGAAGTCCTCCCCTTGGCCGCTCCCAGCGTGCTCAACCGCCTTCACGCCATGGGCTCTCCCGGGGCCGCCGTTCGCTCCGGACTGCCCAGCAAGGCTGGGGAGTGTGTGACGGACAACGGTATGTGGATCATTGACGCGCCCTTTCAGCCACTTCTGCTGCCGAGTGAGCTCACCCCTGCCGTCAATGGCAAGGGTGCCAACGGTGTCTGGGAAATCAACACACTGGCGGCAGAGCTCCTCGCCATCCCCGGCATTGTGGAAATTGGTCTCTTCCATGGCTTCAACGGCGAAcaggccctcggcctcggcaaggaGCTTCAGGCTCAAAAACCGGTCGCCGCCTATTTTGGGATTCCTAACGGTGAGGTTGAGGTGCAGCGAGCATAG
- a CDS encoding uncharacterized protein (TransMembrane:1 (i89-110o)~COG:C~EggNog:ENOG503NVY5), translating into MQRAMRPPTGSVSAVVLRLAAKNRPQARSCLFDALRYGPPAQARAISRLPRPAGSRSPPTLFGRQTRAIFSGKPLPQANSWILNFCYRAAAWVGISITVVGVGVLGFFLYDASTYKEHATQSDIDVSQLALQPRRGGPKNLPIAEVFIDDDDCDEKKRTKNKPKLVVLGGGWGGVALLKELNPDDYHVTVISPTNYFLFTPMLPSATVGTLELRSLVEPIRRILSRVHGHFVRAKAEDISFSDKLIEVSQLDHKGNEVRFYVPYDKLVIAVGSVTNPHGVKGLENAFFLKDIDDARKIRNKVIHNLELACLPTTPDDERRRLLSFVISGGGPTGVEFAAELYDLLNEDLTRHFPRLLRNEISVHLIQSRSHILNTYDETVSKYAEERFARDQVGVLTNSRVKEVQPDKIIFTQKQEDGSLVTKELPIGFCLWSTGVSPTALGQKLSRKLGDFQTNRHALETDTHLRLNGTPLGDVYAIGDCSTVQNNVADHIITFLRALAWKRGKDPETLQLHFSDWRQVAQDVKKRFPQAINHLKRLDKLFAEFDKDQSGTLDFGELRELLKQIDSKLTSLPATAQRAHQQGHYLAQKFNKLARLSEGLSANDIREGDVDAAVYKAFEYHHLGSLAYIGNSAVFDLGEGWSVAGGLWAVYAWRSVYFAQSVSFRTRSLMAMDWAKRGLFGRDLMSF; encoded by the exons ATGCAGCGTGCCATGCGCCCGCCAACGGGGTCAGtctcggcggtggtgctACGCCTCGCTGCGAAGAACCGGCCACAAGCCCGCAGCTGTCTCTTCGATGCCTTGCGATATGGTCCGCCCGCTCAGGCTCGCGCAATATCCAGGCTGCCAAGACCGGCAGggagccgctcgccgcccacgctcTTCGGCCGCCAAACCCGCGCCATCTTCTCAGgcaagccgctgccgcaagCCAACTCCTGGATCCTCAATTTCTGCtacagggccgccgcctgggtTGGCATCTCCATTaccgtcgttggcgtcggtGTCCTTGGCTTCTTTCTCTACGACGCTAGCACCTACAAGGAGCATGCCACCCAGAGCGATATTGACGTCTCCCAGCTGGCGCTCCagccacgccgcggcggaccAAAGAACCTGCCAATTGCCGAGgtcttcatcgacgacgacgactgcgacgagaagaagcgcacCAAGAACAAGCCCAAGCTCGTCGTActcggtggcggctggggcggtGTTGCTCTGCTCAAGGAGCTGAACCCCGATGACTATCACGTCACGGTCATCTCCCCAACCAACTACTTCCTCTTCACACCCATGCTACCCTCGGCCACGGTAGGGACACTCGAGCTTCGTTCTCTTGTCGAGCCCATTCGCCGCATCCTAAGTCGTGTTCACGGACACTTTGTCCGCGCCAAGGCAGAAGACATCAGCTTCTCCGACAAGCTCATCGAGGTATCCCAATTAGACCACAAGGGCAACGAAGTGCGCTTCTACGTGCCCTACGACAAGCTTGTGATTGCCGTCGGCTCAGTCACCAACCCGCATGGAGTCAAGGGACTCGAAAACGCGTTTTTCCTCAAGgacatcgacgacgcccgcaaGATCCGCAACAAGGTCATACACAACCTCGAGCTCGCATGTCTCCCAACCACGCCCGACgatgagcgccgccgtctcctttCCTTTGTCATAAGCGGAGGTGGCCCCACGGGCGTTGAGTTTGCCGCCGAGTTGTATGACCTGCTCAACGAAGATCTGACCCGCCATTTCCCGCGCTTGCTGAGAAACGAGATCTCTGTCCATCTCATCCAGAGTCGGAGTCATATCCTCAACACGTATGACGAGACCGTATCAAAGTATGCCGAGGAGCGCTTTGCTCGCGACCAAGTGGGAGTCCTCACCAACTCGAGGGTGAAGGAGGTGCAGCCTGACAAGATCATTTTCACGCAAAAGCAAGAGGATGGAAGCCTCGTCACCAAGGAACTGCCAATTGGCTTCTGCTTGTGGTCTACCGGTGTCTCGCCCACTGCTCTTGGCCAGAAGCTGTCGCGCAAGCTTGGGGATTTCCAGACGAACCGTCACGCCCTAGAGACAGACACCCACTTACGCCTAAATGGCACTCCGCTGGGCGATGTCTACGCCATTGGGGATTGCTCCACGGTTCAGAACAATGTCGCTGATCATATCATCACCTTTTTGCGGGCTCTCGCCTGGAAGCGAGGCAAGGATCCAGAGACTCTGCAGCTACACTTCAGTGACTGGCGTCAGGTCGCTCAAGACGTCAAGAAGCGTTTTCCTCAAGCCATCAACCATTTAAAGCGCCTGGACAAGCTTTTCGCCGAGTTCGACAAGGATCAGTCTGGCACGCTTGACttcggcgagctgcgcgagctgtTGAAGCAGATCGACAGCAAGCTGACGTCCCTGCCAGCCACGGCACAGCGAGCTCACCAGCAAGGGCATTACTTGGCGCAGAAGTTCAACAAGCTGGCCCGCCTGTCGGAAGGCCTGTCCGCCAACGACATCCGCGAGGGTGACGTGGATGCGGCAGTGTACAAGGCATTCGAGTACCACCATTTGGGTAGCTTGGCATACATTGGGAACTCTGCCGTGttcgacctcggcgagggaTGGAGCGTGGCTGGCGGTCTTTGGGCAGTGTACGCCTGGCGGTCCGTCTACTTTGCGCAGAGCGTGAGCTTCCGGACCCGGTCGCTGATGGCCATGGACTGGGCTAAGAGAGGCCTGTTTGGACGAG ATTTGATGAGCTTCTGA
- the MET5 gene encoding Assimilatory sulfite reductase (NADPH) (EggNog:ENOG503NV1H~COG:P~BUSCO:EOG0926047G) — protein sequence MAFLFRSSNPPPGDGTMEASSSHRVGTPEEAVARIAYLSSDVIVSVQPSLAVDSDFSTHLKRYAARKDHGLVAATPDSVPDIQPVRHNADPLLSVFAPIRSGKLVTVTTASTILLPAISHLYKLANYPVVLHVSLQPRGRADYSAITAIRNSGWTFVQSETLQQAQDMAITAHALAVRTGKGVVHFFAPETSAHDEPIAAEDAAVVRDIIDIESVRRFQSGGISATGIYADDGHVAVSSDHPEATLNGGSTKNVGLQPPTSADASKATSTGTSVKSSDASESSTPVAPSSVATTVEAVPPQVTSEDIYTCATRIWSHIKTALGRQYNAFEYTGPPNAQNCLFIFGSDTSLFADAVGHAKPDDVFANVGILTPRLYRPWIGSKLVQAIPQSVKRIAVLEQIQRATTKWGPLLVDVLSSVNRGPGGVEAIVGYQLGYIASETATQALRGVVQNLTSEKPVQNLEVGVKDVPPQATEYGLQSPQLETAYSKILDQLFGSRTYIANALRAQNAGVSATISASPEFGFGSLLARKEYRQRFVNQVKDSASNGSFKTEEPKSWLARWAVNADDQAKSGEIADELISRLQADGSDAAQALLSKSNLFRKESLWLTGSDAWAYDLGNSGVHHVLASGENVNMLIIDSTPYSEKAVADANRRKKDIGLYAMNFGNAYVASTAVYSSYTQVLQAMLEADKFDGPSVVLAYLPYFGETDSPLTVLQETKKAVDAGYWPLYRWNPNNEQKGEPNFSLDSELIKQELKTFLARDNQLTQLMRKEPKFAATLAQDFGTEVRAQQKRKAKDAYNQLLEGLLGAPLTILFASDNGNAASISKRLGNRGRARGLKTTVMAMEDYPLEDLPGEENIVFVTSTAGQGEFPQNGLPFWDAIKDNTELDLATVNFSVFGLGDSHYWPRKEDRVYYNKPAKDLDRVLNNLGGKRFADIGLGDDQDPDGYQTGYQEWEPKVWQALGVDKVDGLPEEPPPITNEDIKLASNYLRGTIVEGLNDPTTGAISASDQQLTKFHGTYMQDDRDVRDERKAQGLEPAYSFMIRCRLPGGVSTPQQWVQMDDISNALGNETMKLTTRQTFQFHGVVKGKLKPAMQAINRALMTTIAACGDVNRNVMCSSLPTQSKYHRQVYVCSQKISDHLLPSTSAYHEIWLTDENDKKMQVAGEAVQDFEPLYGPTYLPRKFKITIAIPPHNDTDVYAHDIGLIAIKGKDGNLEGFNILAGGGMGATHNNKKTYPQTGRMFGYCTAQEAHIVCEKIMLVQRDNGDRKNRKHARLKYTIDDMGVDVFRGKVEELWGKKFAKERPFEFKSNIDTFGWQKDETGLNHFTFFIENGRIEDTPEFQMKTGLREIAKVHKGEFRLTGNQHLILSNVKDEDLPALKELMKKYKLDNIHFSGLRLSSSACVAFPTCGLAMAESERYLPVLISKLEACLEENGLRQDSIVMRMTGCPNGCARPWLAEVAFVGKAYGAYNMYLGGGYHGQRLNKLFRSSIKEEEILSIMKPLLKRYALERHDDEKFGDFCIRAGVIKATTDGRDFHDNVAEEESDEE from the exons ATGGCTTTTCTCTTCAGGTCAAGCAACCCGCCACCAGGAGACGGCACCATGGAGGCTTCATCCTCGCACCGAGTTGGCACGCCTGAAGAGGCTG TTGCCAGAATTGCCTACCTGTCTAGCGATGTCATCGTCTCGGTGCAACCGTCGCTTGCGGTCGACTCCGACTTCTCAACACACCTGAAGCGATACGCGGCTCGCAAAGACCACGGCCTGGTTGCCGCCACCCCAGACTCTGTCCCCGAT ATCCAACCAGTTCGGCACAATGCCGACCCGCTGCTCTCCGTCTTCGCCCCCATCCGCTCTGGGAagctcgtcaccgtcaccaccgctTCAACCATTCTTCTCCCCGCCATCTCCCACCTATACAAGCTCGCAAACTaccccgtcgtcctccacGTGTCCCTTCagcctcgcggccgcgccgatTATTCAGCCATCACCGCTATTCGAAACTCGGGATGGACTTTCGTGCAGTCGGAAAccctgcagcaggcccaggACATGGCCATTACGGCCCATGCACTGGCCGTGCGCACTGGAAAGGGTGTTGTGCACTTCTTCGCTCCCGAGACCTCGGCCCATGACGAGCCCATCGCCGCAGAGGATGCCGCGGTTGTCCGGGACATTATCGACATTGAGAGTGTGAGGCGCTTTCAGTCGGGTGGCATATCCGCCACGGGAATATatgccgatgatggccacGTTGCTGTCTCCTCCGACCATCCGGAAGCCACTCTCAACGGTGGCTCAACCAAGAACGTCGGACTCCAGCCGCCTACCAGCGCCGATGCCTCCAAGGCGACATCTACTGGCACGTCGGTGAAGTCTAGCGATGCCAGCGAGTCATCTACGCCCGTTGCACCTTCTTCGGTTGCCACGACGGTAGAGGCTGTGCCCCCTCAGGTCACCTCGGAGGACATTTATACCTGCGCTACCCGGATCTGGTCCCACATCAAGACGGCACTGGGGCGACAGTACAATGCCTTTGAATACACGGGCCCTCCTAATGCCCAGAACTGCCTCTTCATTTTCGGTTCTGATACGAGCCTCTTTGCCGACGCCGTTGGCCACGCGAAGCCGGATGATGTTTTCGCCAACGTCGGCATTCTGACCCCCCGCCTTTATCGACCATGGATCGGCTCCAAGCTTGTCCAGGCCATTCCTCAGTCTGTGAAGCGAATTGCGGTCTTGGAACAGATCCAGCGCGCCACCACAAAATGGGGACCCCTCCTTGTCGACGTCCTATCATCCGTCAATCGGGGTCCCGGTGGTGTCGAGGCCATTGTGGGTTATCAGCTGGGCTATATTGCGTCGGAGACCGCAACCCAAGCGCTCAGAGGAGTCGTGCAGAATCTCACCTCGGAGAAGCCGGTTCAGAACCTCGAAGTTGGCGTGAAGGATGTTCCACCGCAGGCCACGGAATACGGCCTGCAGTCTCCACAGCTCGAGACTGCGTACTCCAAGATTCTGGACCAGCTGTTCGGAAGCCGGACGTATATTGCCAACGCCCTCAGAGCCCAGAATGCTGGAGTTTCTGCTACGATTTCTGCGAGCCCCGAGTTCGGATTTGGCTCCCTGCTGGCCAGAAAGGAATACCGACAGCGTTTTGTGAACCAAGTAAAGGACTCTGCGAGCAACGGCTCGTTCAAGACGGAAGAACCTAAGAGCTGGCTAGCACGTTGGGCGGTAAATGCCGACGACCAGGCAAAGTCTGGCGAGATAGCCGACGAGCTCATCTCACGCCTCCAAGCGGATGGATCTGACGCCGCTCAAGCCCTACTGTCCAAGAGCAACTTGTTTCGCAAAGAATCACTGTGGCTGACCGGCTCTGACGCATGGGCTTACGATCTCGGGAATTCCGGAGTGCACCACGTCCTCGCCTCTGGTGAGAACGTTAACATGCTCATCATCGACTCCACCCCATACTCCGAGAAGGCTGTAGCCGACGCCAACCGGCGGAAGAAGGATATTGGTCTGTATGCCATGAACTTTGGAAATGCCTATGTCGCATCAACGGCCGTCTACAGCTCCTACACCCAGGTGCTACAGGCgatgctcgaggccgacaagTTTGACGGTCCATCGGTCGTTTTGGCTTACCTGCCTTATTTCGGCGAGACCGACTCTCCATTGACGGTTCTTCAGGAGACTAAGAAGGCCGTTGACGCCGGTTACTGGCCGCTGTATAGATGGAACCCCAATAATGAGCAGAAGGGCGAGCCCAACTTCTCGCTTGACTCCGAACTCATCAAGCAGGAGCTCAAGACTTTCCTGGCCAGGGACAACCAGCTCACGCAGTTGATGCGAAAGGAGCCCAAGTTTGCTGCCACCCTGGCACAAGACTTTGGCACCGAAGTTCGAGCCCAGCAGAAGAGGAAAGCCAAGGATGCCTACAACCAGCTCTTGGAAGGTCTCCTGGGCGCTCCCTTGACCATCTTATTCGCGTCAGATAACGGAAATGCCGCCAGCATTTCCAAGCGACTCGGCAACAGGGGCAGGGCTCGTGGCTTGAAGACCACTGTTATGGCCATGGAGGACTACCCCCTCGAGGACCTACCCGGTGAAGAGAACATTGTCTTTGTGACCTCGACTGCTGGTCAGGGCGAGTTCCCGCAGAACGGGCTGCCGTTCTgggacgccatcaaggacaacACTGAGCTTGACCTTGCAACGGTCAATTTCTCCGTGTTTGGACTGGGTGATAGCCACTACTGGCCCAGGAAGGAGGACAGGGTTTACTACAACAAGCCAGCCAAAGATCTTGATCGGGTTCTGAATAACCTCGGTGGCAAGCGTTTTGCAGATATTGGTCTCGGCGATGATCAAGATCCCGATGGCTATCAGACTGGTTACCAGGAATGGGAGCCCAAGGTCTGGCAGGCCCTGGGCGTGGACAAGGTTGACGGGCTGCCGGAGGAACCACCGCCAATCACCAACGAAGACATCAAGCTTGCGTCAAACTACCTCCGCGGTACCATTGTGGAGGGACTCAATGACCCTACGACTGGCGCGATTTCGGCTTCCGACCAGCAGCTGACCAAGTTTCACGGCACGTACATGCAGGATGATCGTGACGTCCGTGACGAGAGAAAGGCACAGGGTCTGGAGCCTGCATACTCATTCATGATCCGGTGCAGGCTTCCCGGTGGTGTTTCCACGCCTCAGCAGTGGGTGCAGATGGACGACATCAGCAATGCCCTGGGCAACGAGACCATGAAGCTCACGACGAGACAAACGTTTCAATTCCATGGCGTGGTTAAGGGCAAGCTCAAGCCTGCAATGCAGGCCATCAACCGTGCTCTCATGACGACGATCGCTGCCTGCGGCGACGTCAACCGCAATGTCATGTGCAGCTCGCTTCCGACTCAGTCCAAGTATCACAGACAGGTGTACGTTTGCTCGCAGAAGATCAGCGATCACTTATTGCCTTCTACCAGCGCCTACCACGAGATCTGGTTGACGGATGAGAATGACAAGAAGATGCAAGTTGCTGGCGAGGCCGTGCAGGATTTCGAGCCGCTGTACGGTCCGACATATTTGCCCCGCAAGTTCAAGATCACGATTGCCATTCCACCACACAATGACACGGACGTCTATGCTCACGACATTGGCTTGATAGccatcaagggcaaggacggGAACCTGGAAGGTTTCAACATCCTcgctggcggtggcatgGGCGCCACccacaacaacaagaagacGTACCCTCAGACCGGCCGGATGTTTGGGTACTGCACGGCCCAAGAAGCGCACATCGTGTGTGAGAAGATCATGCTGGTTCAGAGAGATAACGGTGACCGCAAAAACCGCAAGCATGCCCGCCTCAAGTACAccatcgacgacatgggcgtcgacgtgttCCGTGgcaaggtggaggagctgtGGGGGAAGAAGTTTGCCAAGGAGCGCCCCTTCGAGTTTAAGAGCAACATTGATACCTTTGGCTGGCAAAAGGACGAGACCGGGCTGAATCACTTCACCTTCTTCATTGAGAACGGTCGCATCGAGGACACACCCGAGTTCCAGATGAAGACTGGCCTGCGCGAGATTGCCAAGGTGCACAAGGGCGAGTTCCGCCTGACGGGTAACCAGCACCTGATCCTCAGCAACGTGAAGGATGAGGACTTGCCAGCACTGAAGGAGCTCATGAAGAAGTACAAGCTTGACAATATCCACTTTTCCGGCCTTCGTCTCAGCTCATCGGCCTGTGTGGCTTTCCCCACCTGCGGCCTGGCCATGGCTGAGTCTGAGCGATATCTGCCAGTCCTCATCTCGAAGCTGGAAGCCTGCCTGGAAGAGAACGGGCTTCGTCAAGACTCGATTGTCATGCGCATGACGGGATGCCCGAACGGCTGCGCTCGTCCGTggctcgccgaggtggcgTTTGTTGGCAAGGCGTACGGCGCATACAACATGTACCTGGGCGGTGGGTACCACGGTCAACGCTTGAACAAGCTCTTCCGGTCGAgcatcaaggaggaggagattcTCTCCATCATGAAGCCGCTCCTGAAGCGTTATGCGCTTGAGAGGCACGATGATGAGAAGTTTGGCGACTTTTGCATCCGGGCTGGCGTCATCAAGGCGACgacagacggacgggacTTCCACGACAAT GTCGCGGAAGAAGAATCTGACGAAGAGTAG
- a CDS encoding uncharacterized protein (COG:S~EggNog:ENOG503NY2I~TransMembrane:4 (i16-36o56-76i88-110o161-182i)) encodes MSKFTRLCLRTPRPQSLFGLISLQTGTELISLALIFNKVTGVYGLLAILTGYQLSLLQLSTYVYSIGVLCLLVYLIPHIRKQSPFECLALAWLYILDTFLNGAYTAAFGLEWYFASDTADGDGSPRPSTSLPGFVVEGLDGLRRETEMHGKVVPQETATSMLLIIVFTLIRVYFSVVAMAFARQVLQKYMQLMILEGPGVDEHDGPFAEDLPDGDGRRGRLGRLMVSFGRGYWLDIAEMEDWERSTHTRKPHAGGTLAGEV; translated from the exons ATGTCCAAGTTCACGCGGCTATGTCTGCGGACACCGCGCCCCCAG AGCCTCTTCGGCCTCATTAGTCTTCAAACAGGCACCGAGCTCATATCGCTGGCCCTCATCTTCAACAAAGTGACGGGTGTATACGGGCTGCTCGCCATCCTGACCGGCTACCAGCTTTCTCTCCTGCAGCTCTCGACCTACGTTTACTCGATCGGCGTGCTATGCCTGCTGGTATACCTCATCCCGCACATCAGGAAACAAAGCCCATTCGAGTGCCTTGCGCTGGCATGGCTGTATATCCTCGACACGTTCCTCAACGGGGCCTACACAGCCGCCTTCGGACTGGAGTGGTATTTTGCCAGCGATACGGCAGATGGCGATGGCTCGCCGAGACCGTCGACCTCCCTCCCTGGCTTCGTCGTGGAGGGGCTGGATGGTCTGCGAAGGGAGACGGAGATGCATGGAAAAGTGGTCCCGCAAGAGACCGCGACGAGCATGCTACTGATCATTGTCTTCACGCTGATCCGCGTGTACTTCAGcgtcgtggccatggcgttcGCTCGACAGGTGTTGCAGAAGTACATGCAGCTGATGATCCTTGAGGGCCCTGGAGTAGATGAACACGACGGGCCGTTCGCCGAGGATCTtcccgacggcgacggccgaaGGGGACGCCTGGGACGGCTGATGGTGTCCTTTGGCAGAGGCTACTGGCTGGATATTGCCGAGATGGAGGATTGGGAGAGAAGTACGCACACTCGCAAGCCACATGCCGGCGGcacgctggcgggcgaggttTGA
- a CDS encoding uncharacterized protein (BUSCO:EOG09263C55~EggNog:ENOG503NZY5~COG:S) yields the protein MPVIKGPSSGSGDAPKQHSQPSRKGKKAWRKNVDVTDVQQGLEELNKEVIRGGVIKEKPSSELFTIDVARGTKENDKTKHGKKLLKADEIIARRSAVPAVPMRKRAGDKTTDGLLPTKRQRTDWVPHKELARLRRVADGQHETTVVAKDATFDIWDAPSDVVAETAYDFLPEKQVAKPPKSIKQAPLSLTATGKHVPAVQAPSGGYSYNPAFTDYENRLAEESAKAIEAEKKRLEAEEAERVRQEAAARSAAEAEAAEERANMSEWEEDSEWEGFQSGVDDDKPAQKQPKRKTQAQRNRIKRRKEEERLAKHKAAMKERRVQEQRIKAIAEEVAEREQQRALALAEDSDSAGEVTDDKLRRRQLGKFKLPEKDLELVLPDELQESLRLLKPEGNLLKDRYRSMLVRGKVESRRHIPFKKQARRKLTEKWTHKDFVL from the exons ATGCCAGTCATAAAGGGGCCCTCCTCGGGCTCTGGGGACGCGCCTAAACAGCACAGCCAGCCGTCCCGAAAAGGCAAGAAGGCGTGGAGGAAGAATGTCGATGTGACCGACGTCCAACAGGGTCTCGAGGAACTAAACAAGGAGGTCATTCGCGG CGGTGTCATCAAGGAGAAGCCTTCGTCGGAACTCTTTACCATCGATGTCGCCCGAGGCACCAAGGAAAACGACAAGACTAAGCATGGCAAGAAActgctcaaggccgacgaaATCATTGCAAGGCGCTCTGCAGTTCCGGCTGTGCCGATGCGCAAACGAGCCGGAGACAAAACCACTGACGGCTTGCTGCCTACGAAGCGGCAACGCACCGACTGGGTGCCACACAaggagctcgcccgcctccgaaGGGTTGCCGACGGGCAGCACGAAACTACCGTTgtggccaaggacgccaCGTTTGACATCTGGGACGCGCCCTCAGATGTCGTGGCCGAGACAGCCTACGATTTTCTGCCTGAGAAGCAAGTGGCTAAGCCCCCCAAGTCGATCAAGCAAGCACCACTGTCCTTGACTGCCACGGGCAAGCATGTCCCAGCCGTGCAAGCCCCGAGCGGAGGGTATAGCTACAACCCTGCTTTCACAGACTACGAAAAccggctcgccgaggagagcGCCAAGGCTATAGAAgccgagaagaagcggcTCGAGGCAGAGGAAGCCGAACGAGTGAGGCAAGAAGCGGCTGCTCGTTCTGCTGCggaggccgaagccgccgaggaacGCGCCAACATGTCGGAATGGGAAGAAGATTCGGAGTGGGAGGGCTTTCAAAgcggtgtcgacgacgacaagccgGCGCAGAAGCAGCCCAAGCGCAAGACACAAGCCCAGCGGAATCGCATCAAGCGAagaaaggaggaggagcgcctgGCCAAACACAAAGCCGCGATGAAAGAGCGCCGGGTGCAAGAGCAGCGCATCAAGGCGATCGCCGAAGAGGTCGCGGAGCGCGAGCAACAAAGGGCTCTCGCTTTGGCTGAAGACTCGGATtcggcgggcgaggtcaCGGACGATAAGCTGCGAAGGAGACAGCTCGGCAAATTCAAGCTTCCTGAGAAGGACCTGGAGTTGGTTCTTCCGGACGAGCTGCAAGAATCGCTGCGGTTGCTGAAACCAGAGGGCAACCTGCTCAAGGACCGATACAGGAGCATGCTCGTGAGGGGCAAGGTGGAGAGCCGCAGACACATTCCTTTCAAGAAGCAGGCAAGGAGGAAGCTCACGGAGAAGTGGACACACAAGGATTTCGTATTATAG